DNA sequence from the Alkalilimnicola ehrlichii MLHE-1 genome:
CAGCCGGTTGAAGTTCGGTCTCTGGGACGGCCATCGCGTCCACGCTACTGGCGCGGTGAGCTGGAGCGGCGACTGGCCGGGTGAACTGGACATGGCGCTGGCCGCGATGGCCAGGCCGGAGCGGGTGGTGGTCGGGAGCGTCCATCAGACGGCCACCGTAGAGGCGCTGGAGGCCATCAGTCGCCGCCGCTGGGGGTGTCCGCTCACTCGGATCACCACCACTGCTGCGGCCTGCGGGGTACAGAATGGCTACCGCGACTACCGCCAGTTGGGAGTCGATCGCTGGGCCGCGGTGGTGGCAGCCCATCTGCGCGCCCCGGAGGCCTGGCATCTGGTCATCGACGTGGGGACCGCCGCGACCGTGGATGTGGTGGGGCCCAGGGGGGATTACCGGGGCGGTGCCATATTTCCCGGATTGCGGCTGCTGGCCGACGCCCTCGGCAGCGGCACCGCCGGGCTGCCGAGTCTGGCCGGCGAGGCGGTCCCG
Encoded proteins:
- a CDS encoding pantothenate kinase encodes the protein MPHWLILDAGNSRLKFGLWDGHRVHATGAVSWSGDWPGELDMALAAMARPERVVVGSVHQTATVEALEAISRRRWGCPLTRITTTAAACGVQNGYRDYRQLGVDRWAAVVAAHLRAPEAWHLVIDVGTAATVDVVGPRGDYRGGAIFPGLRLLADALGSGTAGLPSLAGEAVPLPARSTPDAIRGGVVHGLAGALRHLASEMLPAEAVRPRRWLTGGDAGRLQPLLPQGAVWAPDLVLEGLAQLARESG